The DNA window GAGGACCGTGAGCGAGCTGCAGCTGACCCTGCTGGGGGAGGACGGCGCGCTGCGCCGCCTGTCGCTGGCCGAGTCGCCCGCCTTCGCCCGGCCCACCGCGCCGCTGCGCTCCCGCGTGGTCTACGCGGCGGTGCACGTGGTCCCGCAGGTGCACGGCGACAACACCCCCGGCGCCCCGGCGGACATCGACTGGGACGCCACCCTCGCCTTCCGGCGCACCATGTGGTCCCGCGGGCTCGGGGTGGCCGACGCGATGGACACCGCCCAGCGCAACATGGGCCTGGACCCCGTGGCGACCCGCGAGCTGATCACCCGCACCGCCGACGCCGCGCGTGCCGCGCTCCAGGACCCGGAGATCTCCGCCGTGTTCCCCGAGGGTGCGGGCGTGAGCGACCTCGTGGTGGCCGGCGTGAACACCGACCAGCGCAGCGAGCAGGAGCTGAGCCTCGACGAGGTCGTCGAGGCGTACCTCGAGCAGCTCCGCGCCACCGAGGCCTCGGGAGCCGGGACCGTGCTGATGGCCAGCCGGCACCTCGCCCGCGCGGCGAGCACCCCGGCCGAGTACGAGGACGTCTACCGCCGCGTGCTCGAGGCCGCGACCGAGCCGGTGGTGCTGCACTGGCTGGGAACCGTCTTCGACCCGCAGCTCGCCGGCTACTTCGGGAGCGACGACCCCGCCGTCGGGGCCGAGACCCTGCTGCGCATCATCGAGGCGGACCCCTCGAAGATCCGCGGCGTGAAGATGAGCCTGCTCGACGACGCCGCCGAGATCGCGGTGCGCGGGCGCCTGCCCGAGGGCGTGCGCATGCTCACCGGGGACGACTTCCACTTCTCCCACCTCATCGTGGGCGATGGGGACGGGGCGTACTCCGACGCCCTGCTCGGCGCCTTCGCCGCCACAGCCCCCGCGGCCTCCGCCGCCGTGCAGG is part of the Brachybacterium ginsengisoli genome and encodes:
- a CDS encoding DUF993 family protein, which codes for MSELQLTLLGEDGALRRLSLAESPAFARPTAPLRSRVVYAAVHVVPQVHGDNTPGAPADIDWDATLAFRRTMWSRGLGVADAMDTAQRNMGLDPVATRELITRTADAARAALQDPEISAVFPEGAGVSDLVVAGVNTDQRSEQELSLDEVVEAYLEQLRATEASGAGTVLMASRHLARAASTPAEYEDVYRRVLEAATEPVVLHWLGTVFDPQLAGYFGSDDPAVGAETLLRIIEADPSKIRGVKMSLLDDAAEIAVRGRLPEGVRMLTGDDFHFSHLIVGDGDGAYSDALLGAFAATAPAASAAVQALDAGDTDEARRILDASEQLGRHIFSAPTFHYKTGVAFLAWLNGHQDAFVMVGGMHSARSLPHLSRTIELAAATGNLEQPALAVERWHSMLRLAGYTIDEGAA